Proteins encoded in a region of the Raphanus sativus cultivar WK10039 chromosome 8, ASM80110v3, whole genome shotgun sequence genome:
- the LOC108818934 gene encoding UPF0725 protein EMB2204-like, with amino-acid sequence MGSEIFLVAQMKPRKETTLLLLANLKTFRLEEDVFAGEHTKEMSQSCVRREELDFFNFPEGFPPRRWDFGWIRAECGEGRVYPNCALANLYAKLGLHRYNWLEGTNFELDSLMKFIMRGAASPYYMTLVARLPSTGFQQVFQVLVREVHLGILDLKCTISRPQGSESSKESTPFLRPHSEPVSTTFPDRLAGWNRTKSVIPWPSTFSDTKQRFYMLNESELQCDWISLYVELAICTSHRWITARDLSKFDLEIVQVAIESLDDKEPPSLKSEAAVIYIAYKDLAKARTGEPYHYQAVVRRIVDGAIGKLSIQGDCWIAEEAATAASALAASKKGSRKLKRRLGVPKLWRLSSPRWYQTYKNRGLRSSPTS; translated from the exons GAAGACGTCTTCGCTGGAGAACATACTAAGGAGATGAGTCAGAGTTGTGTACGAAGGGAAGAGCTGGAT TTTTTCAACTTCCCGGAGGGGTTTCCACCAAGACGTTGGGACTTTGGCTGGATACGTGCGGAATGTGGTGAAGGGCGTGTATACCCTAACTGCGCCTTGGCGAATCTTTATGCCAAGCTCGGCCTTCATCGCTACAACTGGTTAGAG GGGACAAACTTTGAGCTAGATAGCTTAATGAAATTCATCATGCGTGGTGCTGCATCTCCTTATTACATGACCTTGGTTGCGCGTCTTCCATCTACCGGTTTCCAGCAAGTGTTTCAGGTTCTCGTACGGGAAGTACATCTTGGCATTTTGGATTTGAAATGCACCATCTCTAGACCTCAAG GATCCGAGAGTTCAAAGGAGTCAACTCCTTTCTTACGTCCACATTCCGAGCCAGTGTCTACAACCTTCCCAGACAGATTGGCTGGCTGGAACAGGACCAAGTCAGTAATTCCATGGCCCTCCACTTTCAGTGACACAAAGCAGCGTTTTTACATG tTGAATGAATCTGAGTTGCAATGTGATTGGATTTCTTTGTATGTGGAACTTGCAATCTGTACTTCACATAGGTGGATTACTGCT AGGGATCTCTCCAAGTTTGACTTGGAGATTGTCCAAGTAGCCATTGAGTCTCTAGATGATAAGGAACCCCCAAGTCTCAAGTCTGAAGCTGCGGTCATCTACATAGCATACAAGGACTTGGCCAAGGCTAGGACTGGTGAGCCTTATCACTACCAAGCTGTGGTGAGACGAATCGTCGACGGGGCTATAGGAAAATTGAGCATCCAAGGTGATTGTTGGATTGCAGAAGAAGCAGCAACGGCGGCTTCGGCTTTGGCAGCTTCTAAGAAGGGATCCCGAAAGCTTAAGCGTCGCTTAGGAGTTCCTAAGCTGTGGAGGTTGTCTAGTCCTAGGTGGTATCAGACGTACAAGAACCGTGGTCTCCGCTCTTCCCCCACGAGTTGA